The DNA sequence TCACAGCACACAGGATGCTGTTGACCATGTTTCTTAATGAAGCATACAGTTCACACGACCATGCCTTGTGACGTATGATCATATATTCAGGGGTGACTAAGCTTAGTGAGGGAGgtgtattgtgttgctgttCATCAAAATGGGTCCTGTCATGTGACAAACAAGAGTTGCAACAGTCTCATAATTTACCAGAACACAACGGGTTCAGATTTTAGGGGACTTCCATTTGCAGTGAAATTCAAGATGGCTCTGTCAGGGTTACTGTAGGTCATGTGAGACCTTCTGTAGTTTGAGTTTAGGGAAGAGCTAGTTAACATGGTCTTAAAGCAGTATTCTAATAGTTTTAGGTTACACAGTATGTATCTCTATATTTTGAACTCTCCTCAAATAAACTTCCTAAACTACGAAGATAAAGCTATTGTGAAAATATGGGATGCTgggatgactattggtactttctcaaaatattaacacaatctAAATCTCTCACCTGTAATCCTTCAGGCATGCAAACAGTGTTATTACATAAACCTTAAATAGAGGGAATAGTTTCTGATTCAGTAACACTGAAGTAAACTTAAGATCACGTGTTCAAAATTAGACACAGTGCTAAAGTAGTTGTCATAAGAAGTAGGCTGAAAGTCTACACTCAGCCTCACTGCCTGTAACCAATTCAAATCAGTTCaaattttctttgtcatttctgtggacCTTGTCTTTAATATGAGAGCAGCAATGGCTCCATTAATATGTTGTGTGGCAAGTTTATGTTTTCACTGAGAGACTTCACTGCCATCTGCTGGCAATAGACTGATCTGATCACAGGCTCAAGCCAGCATATGTTCAGGCCCTGTCAAGTTGAATAAAATGGTACCACTGTGTGATCTGTTTTAGACCGTGTTCATCCCAATAAGATTAATGAGGCAGAGATTATATTTCTTTTCAATTTAAGAGAATAAATATGATTTCATAAGTGAACTCAGAGGTCGCTAATCGCTGAACTgaatgaaataacaacaaagatgGCAATACCTTGATAAAGCCTGAGCCTGCGGTTTGAACTTGAACGGTGCCCCGCCCCCACCGCGTTTTAACTTCCGCTCGTACGCTGTTGACGCACCTGAGCACGTGGCCGACTGACCCCGGCTCGGAGGGAGCAGCAGGGCTCTCTAATGAATGACAGCAGTTCTGTTCTGGTCGGCAGTGTGTCATTCTGGTGGAGGACTGGCAACTTCAGCTGGCTGGCGTCGACTTAAGGTAACCAACCATAGCGTACAGTTTTCCGTAagtagctagctaacattaacgtTAGCTCTGAAGGAAACGCTGCTGCTAGGTAAGGTTAGCGTAAATGCCCGCCGAGCACTTCCGTTGAGAACAGCCATTAGTTTGCTTAGCTGAGAGTTGGAGAGTGATAATATTATCTAGCTATTGTAATTATAAAGTGCAACTCgatgtttttcatcacttttaatTGCTAACGCTACATTTAGGGAATTAATTAAGCTAAAAACCAGTCGGCTAACTCCCCTGGAAAGTTAGCTAACTTGTGACTTTTAGCTCTGTTCCAGAAAATTGCGGACTTCTTGTGTCCTAAAATGTTGTGGAACATAATGCTTTGCGTAACTCATTGCAAGTTCCTGCTGACAATTTTCAAATCAAAGAGTCTTTGTTGTCATTCAAATGGGCCGCCAAATGTCTTTTGGTTAGTCATGTACTTATTAAGGAGGTCTGCTACTAATGAGTACTAGTCCATGTATAACTTGGTGACCTAAACTATCGGTGCATTTTACTTAGTCTGTCTGAAGATGCATTTTAATAGAACGATAAAAAGCAAGATGGTGTTAGAAAACCCCTTTTACGAAGCAGTAAACACCCCTTCAGTTGCTCAGTAGATGACACGTTGTGAGACTGAGTGAGGTTTCCTGATCTGTTTCAGGCGCTGAGTGGCGGGGACATGATGGACATGGCACAAACAGTTCAGGGTGAGTAGCAAAAGCTGTATGATGCCTTCAGTTATTGGGGGAAAATGTTGATGAGGCTTGTGTGGGTTGTAGTGAACAGAAatatccttttttcttttcttgaactTGTTGGTTTTGAGCTACTATTAAAATCTTATCAGTGGCTTAGTTTAAAATAGTACTAAAAAGATAAGATTTTGCATGTCcacaagatgttttttatgAGCACTGTAGTCTTTTTCACTTGTTCCCAATGAGGAAAGGCTGTATAAGTGGCAGAATGTGACTGCCAAGAGACAGTGCTGCGCATCTGCTCTGAGCACTTCTAGTCTGAAATCTCTAAATTATTCAGAAAACTGTCTTGCTGTTGGTCTTCTCCAGGCAGCCAATCATATAGTACATGGGGTGGGACTTGTCATCTGTCACACTGGTACCTGTTAACCCAGAATATTGACGTGAAGTTTCTGGCTGTTTCTGTCAATTTATGGAGACATAAAAACTTATTTGTGGGATCAGATTGATCAGGCATTAATTGTTGCAGATTAATTCTATGCTTTTATCACCCCATGCATTTTGAGCTTGGTGTAAATTGTGTAGTCTGCGCCGTTACCATAATGTTACTGTCAATGTCCCTCGAAACCaaccagcagtgttttcttttctttttttctttttttgtctgtctgactgcacaAGCACGTAAACCTGGCATTCCCAAGCATACTGCTAGTGTTTTTCTGCTAGAAAGAAATGCCATATGAACAAGGGCCCAAGTTGTTATACATCACATTaatcaactattttgataattgaataattggtttcagtatttatttatttatttattaaagaaaagtaaatattgTATGATTTCAGCTTGATAAATGTtgatatttcctggtttctttatttctctgtaaaagtaaagacatttaaagacttCAGCTTGACATTTAGGAAagactgatcaacattttttgaaCCATTTTTGAGACCTGATTGATTTATTAAGAAAAGAATTGAgattgacaatgaaaataattgttagttgtaGCCTCATATATTATAGAATGTCGTTaactgatctgatttttttttttttttttttcctcttaacaGACCCGATGTATTCAAGGACGATCACATGTGATCAAAATGCTGGTGTGCATCCGAGTGAGCCTTTCATTAATATCAAAGTCGAGCTGATAAACAAcaatgcaaagaaaagaaaggctGATGAAAGTTTCCTGACACCGGCCAAAAAGGATTTTAGTCCAGAGGCTTTGTCCCCTGACATGGGATGTTACATGGACTATTGCAGCCCCCCTGACAGAGAAAAATCTGCCTCTCCTAGTTCCATCGCTAAGCCTGCACTGCAGAGAGAAGCTACTGAGACGGAACCAACTGTGCATCTCCACACACAGCCTGATTTTGATGGTGACGTTGACAGCATCTTGTGCCTCAATCCCTGTATCACTGGTTCCTCTGGGAAATCGTCTGACAATCCAGAGGAATGCAAAAGTCCAAAGAGCAACGTGGTTCAAAAGGCACTCTTAGTCACAgaagaacacaaacaagagCTGGATAGAGGAGATGACAAGGGATATTTATCTCTGTCAATATTGCCTCAACTGGAGGAGTCCCATTCTGAAAGTTCATCTCTGCCAAGTTGTCATAAACAAGCTGCGCTGTCTGGATCAGACAACTCCTTCGCAATCAATGACTTGGATCCTGTTGTAAGTGGGCCAGTGTTGCCATCAGTGCACTCAAATGTAGAGCATTTAAAGGATGACGTTGAAGTGTGGAATATTGGTCTCCCTATCTTCGAGTCTTCTCTGTGTCACAATGTCACTGTGAAATGTAATGCTGCCGGTGAGCGGACTACTGAGGTGTCAGAGGAGGTGTCAGAGGAGGTGCAAGGAGGCGAGGTGGAACCTTTACCTGTGTGTCTGGCCACATTTGGTGAAGAGGAGACCTCTTTGGACACCAGTTATGAAACAACTTTACCTCTTAATGTACAGGTAAGCTGTTACAAGcagttgtctttgtcttgttcaTTTTGTACAGTAGTGTGCATGCttaatgttcacacacacacacaacccctgCTTTTTCAAGGTGAAGTCAGTTGTCGTGCCTGTCAGTCAGGAGCCTTCTGGCAGTaaaactgcagctcctcttcTGCCAGCCAAGCAAAGCCCAAAGGCGGGTAGAGTTTGCCGGACCAACCAATGTGTCAACAGTGCCAGGAGACAAAGGTACTGTAGTGGTGTCTGTCAACTGTAGGGGGAGCAATCTGGCCATGTAAAGTCCAATGTTGAGGTTTTGGTGGTGGCTTGCAGTGGTTGTAAGGTTATCAGTCCTTGATGAGGCTCATATTTTCACCAGTCCACCTCTTTTGTCATTGTCTATAGGCCCATATTAACTGTATATGACTGGTTTTGATTTCACTACATTCATGGAAAGATTTGTGACTGGCTTAGTTTTGTCAACAGTGCACATATagaggtatttatttatttatttatttatttattctttattttctttctttctttctgtctcacttacttacttacttactttttgTCTGTTACCCAGGCCAGTGAACTTGGACCGAGACTTTGATTTGGAGCGTTATAAACGGATGTATCTCCATTCAGTCACCAGACACGTGAATGAGAATTCTGGAGCAGATCAAGGTATGAACCTGTTATGCGCTATTttgagtattactgtaactgctGCCATCATAGCCTTGTGGTTGAATAACAGAAATAAGCATATATCAAGCAACGGGCCTTACTTCTCCAGCAGAAAAGCGGCCAACTTTGCATCCCTGAGTACAAGtcccgcagctccctccacctctgataTGATGCCCCGAAAGTTATCCAAGATTTCTTTCTGGCAAGGTccaattcttcttctttttttctgtaacactgcttttctttgtcagtcctCTTATTTCTTCTTTGACTTGGCAGTGGTGGGGCATTTCTTTGCTCAGGTGCttctccgccattgtttacaATTTGGGCTTGAGCTTTGAAcctatctgaccaggtaagagaAGGCGTGGGGCAGGGAGGCAGCATATGCAcgagaatgattgacacttctcagacactcccttTGGCTCTAATTGGTTGTTTTGATTGTGGAGCAGTGGATTCTTCCAAATCAATTAAatccactgggtggagccacagacagttgACTTGTATTTCATTCTACTGccagatcataatgacaattttagcaaatataacaaaaattgTTACAGGCTACATCTTTAATTGGATTTTACATGATGTACTGATAATGTGAAAATGGCGCCcgatgatgtttgttttcttgtgaatCGTGTTTAGTTTTGTCCTCGGGTTCTTGTGGTTTAGGGGTGACACAACATTTAGTAGACTGATTGTAAATATACATTAATTTACCAAAAGCACATTTGTGTCCTGAAGATGTCATGACGGAGCTGCTAAACCTGATGACCCATGTTGCTGACCAGACACAAAACCCTAATGGCACCCAGTGGCAGCATCCCTCTGACCTTACAAGCAGGTACTTCATTCAGATCGTTTTTCTCTCTAGTTATGAAGATGTGTGGATTTAAAGTAGTCTTAAAACAGAATTGTTTTGAATGATGTAAAATGTGTCCCTTCGATTTGTGCTTACTTTCAGGAACTACCAGCGACGATTTGGAAACATGATGCCAACAATGACCCTCCATGAATGGCAGGCcaagaacaacaaaatgcacAAGCGCTTTGCAAAGGTTCCAGCGATTTTCCAACGGAGTCCTTTTCCATAAACTAGGAGTTGTAATTCTTCTGTTACTGTTAACCAATTGCACTTCACCTCATAGAGGGCTCCATCagtgtttgtactgttttttttttcttgttggtctgtagtttttttttttttgtcagtttgggTTTTCCATGTAATTCTTTAAACTATGCATGTTcttgtgtgtgaatatttgcatgttttaagGGGTTTTGGTGTTGTGTGAATTATGCAGAGGAGCAAGCACTGTTGGGTTTCAAGCACCCTGCCTTTTACTCTATCTGAacctgtctgtttttattgtgtatttaagtacattttgaacatttcaaaGAAGTTAAGCACTCATGTTATGGGTAGTTGTATTGGGGGGGGGAATCTGCAATAAAAATTTAGCAGACATGTTGAAGTGTTAAGGTCAAATCCATGGTTAAGTTAATAGTTCATTGTAAAGCAGTCTAATGTTATGTAATTCATGTTGTGGTATAATATACACGTTTTGTATTGGCAGAAGGTGATAAACGTTGATTCACCCACGTCATGTAAGAATTTATAAGTCAGTTACTGTAATTAtacattttggggggaaaaaaatgggaaaactgttcacaacaaggtctgtaaATAGTCTTCAAAAAACCTGTTAGTAGGGCCACAGACAACTCATGTCATCTTCCTTTGTTTGGTTTCAGCAGATGGCTTTGGTCAACATTTCAAAACCTGACCACTAAAACTACAAAACACTACTATTAGGTGGTTGGATTGCAAAAATGTTTGTAGCGCAGCAGTGACCACAACGTCCTCTGTGCACCAGTCTTATGCAATGTAAGAAAAGTCCCAGATAAGTTGACTGGTTATCTCTTTCTAATTATCTACTTTGAGTCTGAGCAGCAATGTTTGTGTTACTGCTGTATTAATGTTCAataaataatgctgtttttttcagctttgcAGTATCTGAGTACTGTGCACAGGTTTGTCATCATGGCTCGCATTTAATTAATGCAGGTTGTTAAAGTAATGCTGTCCCTGGCCAGCCATGCAGAAGGCAGGGGTGCGTGGGTGTCAGTGATGGCCTCGTGACACATGCTGTGCAGACTGCAGGGCACGTGTGCTACTGAGCAGCCAGAGCACTTCTCTCTACCTTGCAAAAtagtttttcctcctcccctctggaGCGATGAGCTGGATCATCAGCCACAGCGTTTGTTTATCTGACATGCCTCACAGTTCTTCAGCGGCTGTGTTGAATTTTGTCAAAACAGTCTGcacttacaaaaaaacaaaggactGCAAGACAAATGTCGCGCATGTCGGCTACAGAATCCACTGCACctcatttctgctgctcagcCATGCATTCAAGCAAACGATCGCTCTTGTATTGATGCATggccaaaacaaacatggcctAATGTGAGACTAGAGAGAGATCGAagtgatttgttgtgttttgctatTTAGGTCTCATTGATTTTCTAAGTCATTACAAAGTCAGTCACGTTTTCTTAAACAAGGTGCTGACTtgacaataaatgtacttagttgcCTTAAACCATGTTGTTGGGTGAATTTTTCAGGACAGGCTAAACTCCATTCCTCAGCAGTAACAGTAAGAGGACCAATTCTAGGTCtgtgattttgtattttttttgttggaaaacactgacagttgaAACCTGAAGTCTGACATGCACATTTATTATTCACTAAAAAGAATACCTGCCTTCCTGAGGTCTGTAAAACTTACTGTTATAAAAACTACTTCACTaccatgcttttttttttttttttttttttaatttttaatttttaaatatccAGAACGGTTTAGACCACGTGTCAAACTCATTATGGATATCcacaatatatatacagatgTACAACAACtgcatttttactagtcataatACGAACTGTAGATatctgtaatgacatttttactagtcacaatgtatttttggatattcaaaattacattctgAACTGCTCAGTAATCCTTTTGCAGCTGGGtcgactaagctgtgcatgtaaatgtactgagtaCCATCAAACCTCCAATTGGAGCTGATTGAGCTCCAGTGTAGTGACACACTTCAGGCAAAATATGAGTCTGTGGGCACTGCAGAGTTTCCACGCTTCATCCCAGCAGCTCAAACGCTCGCTATGTTTGGCAGCACATACCTGTGTTAACATCTGTTCTCTTTGATGAAgataaacacaacatcacacagGAGTCGTCTCACTGATGAACACTGTCACTCTTGAGGATCTTCAGCTCAGAGCCTGACCCCAAACACTGGTGAACATGTATTTAAGATGAGACACCAAGTATCTGGCTCAGGCTGGTGAGCATCACAGAACAGCAAACTGAGCTTtaactcattttcaatttttaatgcaatttcatttttgcattttttttgtctcgctACTACAGGATATTTGATTTTTCCTTGAGAGAAATGAGTTTTTTGGCTGTTGTTTGCctgcacaaaaatgttttcatttgaatctactctgaaaaaacaaaacaaaacaaaacaaaaaaccctgcaaatagagccataaaaaataaatgcaactGATTTTagttattctttgtttttatttcatttatttaatgattattgttgttttatggGCAATAACTTATAGGCTTTTTTAGTTCCATGTTCAGTATGTGCAATAAGGTCATTTCAGTAAGTTTTCAATCAACATTTAACCAGTCCGGCtctcaactttatttatttatttatttggccCACTGTGTATTTGAGTTTGACACACCTGATTTAGAcaatattgtattttgtttcGACTGTTTCCACTTAACATTTTTGATCACAACTATATTTAAGCAGAATTTTgtggaaaatatttttattttgtttaagcaAACACAAGTATAACACACCATAACCCTCAGAATTGAAGTCGAGTAACCTTGTGCATAATAGTTAAACCATGCTAGCCCTCATTAAGCAATGACTGTTGTACACTTCATACAATGACTATAAACATGATAGCACTAATAAAGCAGTTTGTTTATCTAAACCATGCGTCTTTGTTAATCTCATTCCTACATTTCAAGAAACCATAATGGAAAAAAGTCCAACTTCTTTAATATCACCATGATGCTTATTGGTTTCCAGGCACATTTCTATACAAAGCAAATGATGTCAGTTTTGAAAAATCCAGAATCCcttctgtcctgctgtgttAGTGTAAAATAGTTCATCACTGCTACCAAGCAAACAGTATTTCCTGGCATTGTATCATGAGGAAACGTCTTGGGCCCGTCACACTGAAAGGAAGTCTGCAGTGTGTTAAAAGTGGTTTGCTACCACCCGGCGGAAGTGGAATGTTGAGTTCATACAGTCGTCACCATTTAGTCGAGTTTAATTAAGGAAAAGGTTTTcatgtgtgactgacagcttaACCTATTCTAAACAGAGATACCAAATGTGCCTGGATGTCCTCGGCTAGAAACATCTTGAATCCAAATTATGAGTTTGTTTCTTTAGCAGCAGGAACAGTTAGGTCTGTGTACAGCAGTACCTGTTCCGACCTGGTATTAGcatctgtcctgagtgatccgattGCAAGTGGCCAACTCTTAAGCGCTCCAACAAGCATTGAGGATGCATTAGAGATCCAATCGTTGTGATGATTGTGACCACATCCTCTTAAcagtgtgtgcgcatgtgtccTGGGCTACACTGAAGGACTGCCTGCTCATCTGATGTCCTTTGTAAAACAACAAGAGGCCACAACGACAGGCAGAATGGTCCGACTTCCAATTGGTTCACTATATTTGGAGTTGCATGTTTGGTTCTGTAAATCTGGCGATGTTAGTGGCAAAcatttgtgaacacactgtttctaCATCTCTAACCATTCGATGTATCCCCAGACTCCTTTAACAAATCAGGCAAGTTTGAGTTTTTGCATGAATAGAAATTTTCAAAAAATGCTTCGTAATGGACACAACCAAATGTAAATCATTTGtaccttcttgtaaattctgcattaaatacagtacaatacaatacaatacaatacattgcaataatgaattattattaataatcaacacaatacattgtttctttccttgtaaaatgtgtcagtttgtaGTGGCATTGCTTTATGGcaaatttatttataaaaataaataaacaatagtCAATAtagtccccagactcccttttgTGACTTGTTTAGTTGGGAAAAACTTGCAAAATTGGTGATTGTGTCTAGGACAAATTCCTAATTATTTGGGCTTTTGTATACATTTGGCTGTTAtacttctttatttctttgtgtaaaaaatatttGGTCTGTTTCTTCCTGTGatgtacatgtttatttgcatatggAGCTGCTGACTTGTAGCTGTCCGACTGTGATTagatcactcaggacagatgtATCTTCAGGTCTGAAATGGGTCTCACTCCACCACCAGTGGCAAAATGTGAGGGCTGTGGAACGTCTTCCAGATAATTCACCCAACATGCAAGATGTCTGTGTAGTCCTGAACATGGTTAAACACACATCCATGTAAAACCAAACAGCTCGATAGGAGAGCTCACTCAAACACAATATTTCTATGCAGTTAAAGGactagtttgacattttgcttttgtgcCAAGAGTTAAAAGAGATGCTATCACTCTCACACGTACACAATGAAGCCTAAGCCAGTAACAAAGTtgtagcttagcataaggactTGAAGTGGGGATAGTTAATGTACAGCTAATTTGACTCTGCCCAAAGGTAACAAGATCCCTTTTTCCTGTCTGTATGCCACGCTACGCTAGCCACATGTGAGTGTggtatcaatcctctcatctaGCTCTGCAAGAAAGCatatttatcaaaatgtaaaactattcctttaacagtAAAGTTGGAAAGTAGATGTTCGCAACAgccttacatttaaaaaatgaacaaggAACACATTATGTACAGGGGCAGCACAGAGGACTGAGCCATAATTTGGAAACACTCAGATTTAAAAGTTAATTCACTATATCGCTTAGTTAAAGTTGCACTCCTTTaagcagctgaaaaaaagagtgatGTAAATACTAAACTGCATACAGGGAATGCTATTGAGAAATAAATAGCTGGCAAACTGAAGATGTGGTCCTGGGTCAGAGAAATCACCTGGGGAGACAGTCATCATGAGCTGTTACTGTGTGGACAGGAGCCTATTGATCGGAGGAGCCAGCTACTGGTGCAGTGTTCTTGTGGAGAAATTGATTCAACTTTTGGCCACAGAAGTTTTCAGTGAAGTGCTGTGTAACGCAGCAGAACAATGCTTCAATGCCTCACCAAGTTTGTCCTGGCAACAGCTTGAGTGTCTGTGTTAATCAGTCAGAGGAGAGGTGCCCCTGCAACTCTCCCTTTCCCCACTCCATGACTTTACTCTCAAGCCGCCCTTCCCTCTGACATGAATCAGTGCTTACTGAAGGAGCGAAGCTTGAGCTTTTCcacagcacatagttcaaggcatcaaacatctgctag is a window from the Acanthopagrus latus isolate v.2019 chromosome 16, fAcaLat1.1, whole genome shotgun sequence genome containing:
- the LOC119004796 gene encoding uncharacterized protein LOC119004796 produces the protein MTAVLFWSAVCHSGGGLATSAGWRRLKALSGGDMMDMAQTVQDPMYSRTITCDQNAGVHPSEPFINIKVELINNNAKKRKADESFLTPAKKDFSPEALSPDMGCYMDYCSPPDREKSASPSSIAKPALQREATETEPTVHLHTQPDFDGDVDSILCLNPCITGSSGKSSDNPEECKSPKSNVVQKALLVTEEHKQELDRGDDKGYLSLSILPQLEESHSESSSLPSCHKQAALSGSDNSFAINDLDPVVSGPVLPSVHSNVEHLKDDVEVWNIGLPIFESSLCHNVTVKCNAAGERTTEVSEEVSEEVQGGEVEPLPVCLATFGEEETSLDTSYETTLPLNVQVKSVVVPVSQEPSGSKTAAPLLPAKQSPKAGRVCRTNQCVNSARRQRPVNLDRDFDLERYKRMYLHSVTRHVNENSGADQDVMTELLNLMTHVADQTQNPNGTQWQHPSDLTSRNYQRRFGNMMPTMTLHEWQAKNNKMHKRFAKVPAIFQRSPFP